Genomic DNA from Desulfobulbaceae bacterium:
ATAAGGAAGGAGCGCGTGAACTACGGCAACGAGAATAATAGCCAGGGCGCAACCTGCTACCACATCAGACAGATAATGGACCTGCAGGTAGACCCGCGACCAACCGACACAGACAATGATCAGCCCACAGACAATGGCACAGATCACAGCCCATGCCGATGGCAGCAAGCGGACAGCAACAATAGTAACAACCAAAAAGAAGGCTGTAGCCTGGGCAGTATGGGCGCTGGGAAACGACCAGTCTGAAGGCATCGGAACCAAAAGATCGGGGGAGTCCGGCCTTGGTCTGCGAAAGATTAACTTGATCACATGGGCCACAATCACTGTCACCAAAAGACTCGACCCCAACCACAACGCTTCACGTACCTTCCCTGCCCTGAGCAGAACAATCGAGAAGATCGCAAGCAGAGGCAGGAGCAAATACAGTGAGCCAAGCCAGGTAATGATGGTAAAAAAAGAAGCACAAAACATCTAATCGTCCAGGGCTGAAGTAAGTGGAACAGATAGAGAAAGTAGTCAAAAAAACAAGCCCACCACTATCAAAGCCCCCCTGCAATCGCAAGATGCAGGCTTTTCGAAAGGACTTATCTCATCAACACTCAACTCAACTTTTTCTCTCAAAGATATCAAACAAATTGATGCCAAAATAACGCAAGCAATTTAAGAGTAACACCATAGCTGTTGCTTCATCCATATTACCAACAAAAGGAATATTGTCGGGAATCAACTCAAGAAATCCTGAGCCAAAATTAAAAAGGTACATTAAAGACAAGATCCCTGTTATCAAAACGACGATGTTTTTCATGTGAAATTCTGTAAAATCTAGGCTATCCGCCAGTTGAAGTGCCAAACTTTTATTCCTGATTTATA
This window encodes:
- a CDS encoding phosphatase PAP2 family protein, whose protein sequence is MFCASFFTIITWLGSLYLLLPLLAIFSIVLLRAGKVREALWLGSSLLVTVIVAHVIKLIFRRPRPDSPDLLVPMPSDWSFPSAHTAQATAFFLVVTIVAVRLLPSAWAVICAIVCGLIIVCVGWSRVYLQVHYLSDVVAGCALAIILVAVVHALLPY
- a CDS encoding DUF1232 domain-containing protein, which translates into the protein MALQLADSLDFTEFHMKNIVVLITGILSLMYLFNFGSGFLELIPDNIPFVGNMDEATAMVLLLNCLRYFGINLFDIFERKS